A single window of Pseudarthrobacter psychrotolerans DNA harbors:
- a CDS encoding PfkB family carbohydrate kinase has protein sequence MGANQVIIKQGAEGALSFKDGHFRSVSTFPVIAVDEVGAGDAFAAGFLACTLLGGEPDESLRWAAALGAWAVATEGDWEGLPTQPELAAFLTADKNTESVSR, from the coding sequence ATGGGTGCGAATCAAGTCATCATCAAACAAGGGGCGGAAGGCGCACTGTCGTTCAAAGATGGCCATTTCCGCTCCGTGAGCACGTTTCCCGTCATCGCGGTGGACGAGGTGGGTGCAGGTGACGCCTTCGCCGCCGGTTTCCTCGCCTGCACACTGCTCGGCGGGGAACCCGACGAAAGCCTCAGGTGGGCAGCAGCGTTGGGCGCCTGGGCAGTAGCCACCGAAGGTGATTGGGAAGGCCTGCCCACACAGCCCGAGCTGGCCGCGTTCCTGACCGCGGACAAGAACACCGAATCCGTTTCCCGCTAA
- a CDS encoding IclR family transcriptional regulator: MKWSFAMQNIGNEALPVKRNDSSSLRKALGILGALTGPTASGHGGSLSELSLVLGMNKSTLLRLLEPLRDVQLVEQNRDGRYRLGVMAVTLGGAYLSGLDLREQARPILERLAAKTGETVHLLVYGDGQVTYIEKIAGPSSIQMASRVGDRAPAYCTASGKTFLAYLPSSEFEAVVAAGMPARTPHTITTATRLLDELEAIREAGYAVDDIENELDIRCVSAPVFDHNGHIVAAISASGPETRIHGTIVAAVAHAVRNGADDLSLRLGAPQPLLPVHANIDPEQEATK; encoded by the coding sequence ATGAAATGGAGTTTTGCAATGCAAAACATTGGAAACGAAGCGCTCCCCGTCAAACGTAATGACTCGTCGTCGCTGCGGAAGGCCCTGGGAATCCTGGGCGCACTGACGGGGCCAACGGCCTCAGGTCATGGTGGGTCCCTGAGTGAGCTTTCATTGGTCCTTGGGATGAACAAGAGCACTCTTCTTCGTCTCCTTGAACCCTTGCGGGATGTCCAGCTTGTAGAGCAGAACCGTGACGGCCGATACCGTCTCGGCGTCATGGCGGTCACCTTGGGCGGCGCATACCTTTCCGGACTGGATCTGCGAGAGCAAGCGAGGCCCATACTGGAGCGCCTGGCTGCAAAGACCGGCGAGACCGTTCATCTGCTTGTCTACGGAGACGGTCAGGTGACATACATCGAAAAAATTGCTGGCCCGTCATCTATTCAGATGGCGTCCAGGGTTGGAGACAGGGCACCGGCATATTGCACGGCCTCCGGAAAAACATTCCTTGCCTATCTACCCTCCAGCGAATTCGAGGCTGTGGTGGCCGCTGGCATGCCCGCGCGGACACCGCACACGATTACAACTGCAACGCGTCTGCTGGACGAGCTCGAAGCCATCAGGGAAGCCGGGTACGCGGTCGATGACATCGAGAATGAACTCGACATCCGCTGTGTCAGCGCGCCCGTTTTCGACCACAACGGTCACATAGTGGCCGCCATCAGCGCCTCCGGACCGGAGACCCGGATTCACGGCACCATCGTTGCGGCGGTGGCCCACGCCGTACGCAACGGCGCCGATGACCTCTCCTTGCGCCTAGGTGCTCCCCAACCGCTACTCCCCGTTCACGCAAATATCGATCCAGAACAAGAGGCAACAAAATGA
- a CDS encoding amino acid ABC transporter permease: MYQWLTVFSYLEEFLQAALLTLEVTLLAFALAVVLAIVAALGRDSHRAVLRLVAGFYVEAIRNTPVLLQIFVAYFAIPAMGINLTAFAAGIIALGVNVGAYLTEVFRAGISSVPTGQIEAAGILGLNQHTIFTRVVLPQALRNVYPAVINNLIQILLGTSLLSAIALPELTGAALTINSRTLIFLPVFAMALVLYLVLSNGLSFVGALIGRVAFKPALVLPKATLGARLVARRAASARKKDMAT, encoded by the coding sequence ATGTACCAATGGCTAACCGTCTTCAGCTACCTGGAGGAGTTCCTGCAGGCGGCACTGCTCACCCTCGAAGTCACGCTGCTCGCCTTCGCCCTCGCGGTGGTTCTGGCCATCGTGGCCGCGCTCGGGAGGGACTCCCACAGGGCCGTTCTGCGCCTCGTGGCCGGATTCTATGTCGAAGCGATCCGTAACACCCCGGTCCTTCTGCAGATCTTCGTCGCCTACTTCGCCATCCCGGCCATGGGTATCAATCTCACAGCCTTCGCCGCCGGAATAATCGCCTTGGGCGTGAACGTCGGCGCCTATCTTACCGAGGTGTTTAGGGCCGGCATCTCTTCGGTCCCGACCGGACAGATCGAAGCCGCCGGCATCCTGGGGCTGAACCAGCATACGATCTTCACTCGGGTGGTCCTGCCCCAGGCCCTGCGCAACGTCTACCCCGCTGTGATCAACAATCTGATCCAAATCCTGCTGGGAACGTCCCTGCTTTCGGCCATCGCCCTTCCGGAACTGACCGGTGCAGCGTTGACCATCAACTCGCGGACGCTGATCTTCCTGCCGGTCTTCGCCATGGCACTGGTGCTGTATTTGGTCCTCAGCAACGGGCTGTCCTTCGTCGGAGCGCTCATCGGACGGGTCGCGTTTAAACCGGCCCTAGTACTACCCAAGGCAACCCTGGGTGCACGGCTGGTGGCCCGGCGGGCGGCCTCGGCCCGGAAGAAAGATATGGCCACATGA
- a CDS encoding sugar kinase has protein sequence MTSPAPALVTMGETLAAFSSDGLRPLRHAAHLSLGVGGAESNTAIGAARLGVKTAWIGRVGNDELGRLVTSQLAGEGVEVRASIDQNRPTALMLKSHRTSTLMNVDYYRQDSAGSRLSIEDLDPALISGASFLHISAITPGLSPGARAAVRTAISIAKETGVKVSIDLNYRAALWTPEQAGPDFRYLASQADVLFSTLSEARIAAPPARPKMRPRTSRKWVRIKSSSNKGRKAHCRSKMAISAP, from the coding sequence ATGACATCTCCAGCTCCCGCCCTGGTCACCATGGGCGAAACCCTCGCAGCTTTCAGCTCCGACGGCCTGAGGCCACTACGCCACGCAGCGCACCTCAGCCTGGGCGTCGGAGGCGCCGAATCCAATACAGCCATCGGAGCTGCACGGCTGGGAGTAAAAACCGCGTGGATCGGCAGAGTCGGAAATGACGAACTCGGGCGCCTCGTCACCAGCCAGCTGGCTGGCGAAGGAGTCGAAGTCCGGGCCAGCATCGACCAAAACAGGCCCACTGCCCTGATGCTCAAGTCACACCGCACCAGCACACTCATGAACGTGGACTACTACCGGCAAGACAGCGCCGGTTCCCGCCTGAGCATCGAAGACCTGGACCCCGCCCTTATCAGCGGCGCCTCATTCCTTCACATCAGCGCCATAACCCCCGGGCTGAGCCCAGGCGCCCGTGCAGCCGTCCGCACGGCAATATCAATCGCCAAAGAAACCGGGGTCAAGGTCTCCATCGATCTGAACTACAGAGCAGCGCTGTGGACCCCGGAACAAGCCGGCCCCGACTTCCGCTACCTCGCATCCCAGGCCGATGTCCTCTTCAGCACCCTAAGCGAGGCCCGGATCGCCGCCCCGCCCGCACGCCCGAAGATGCGGCCGCGAACCTCGCGGAAATGGGTGCGAATCAAGTCATCATCAAACAAGGGGCGGAAGGCGCACTGTCGTTCAAAGATGGCCATTTCCGCTCCGTGA
- a CDS encoding amino acid deaminase: MSAATPSQVRLFRSFGVKNVFLANELVDPAGIRWIAAYQADHPNEEFLCYVDSVAGVELLNAELAPTGAVLDVLVEVSAPGGRTGARTLDTAIAAAGAAGASPHLRLRGVSGYEGALAADRSAEATGRVRNYCLQVAEIAGELHRRGFFTDGEVILSVGGGAFFDIVVDVLGDVRLSGSATRLIIRSGSYISHDDGLYSRIAAFAQPHSEYTLQPALELWGRVLSRPEPGQAFIDFGRRDAPFDQGLPVPRSVRDTQGQNDRPATGYTITALNDQHAYLSLPEADTLSPGDWVGCGISHPCTAFDKWRLIPVVDDAYVTVGSVTTYF, from the coding sequence GTGAGCGCCGCAACCCCCTCCCAGGTGCGCCTGTTCCGCTCCTTCGGAGTGAAAAATGTCTTCCTCGCCAACGAGCTCGTTGACCCTGCCGGCATCCGCTGGATCGCCGCCTACCAGGCAGACCACCCGAACGAGGAGTTTCTTTGCTACGTCGACTCCGTAGCCGGGGTCGAACTCCTCAACGCCGAGCTGGCCCCGACCGGGGCTGTGCTGGATGTCCTGGTGGAAGTATCCGCGCCCGGAGGGCGCACGGGCGCACGAACCCTGGACACCGCAATCGCGGCCGCCGGAGCGGCAGGCGCATCCCCGCACCTTCGCCTCCGGGGCGTGTCCGGTTACGAAGGTGCCCTCGCCGCGGACCGAAGCGCCGAGGCAACCGGACGTGTCCGGAATTACTGCCTGCAGGTGGCCGAAATCGCCGGAGAACTCCACCGGCGGGGCTTCTTCACGGACGGCGAAGTCATCCTTAGCGTGGGCGGAGGAGCCTTCTTCGATATTGTCGTCGACGTTCTTGGTGACGTCCGACTGTCAGGATCGGCCACCCGGCTGATCATCCGGTCCGGTTCATATATCTCCCATGATGACGGGCTCTACTCGCGTATTGCTGCTTTCGCCCAGCCACATTCCGAATACACTCTGCAGCCGGCCCTGGAACTTTGGGGCCGTGTACTGTCCAGACCAGAACCCGGCCAGGCTTTTATCGACTTCGGCCGGCGGGACGCCCCGTTCGACCAGGGGCTGCCGGTGCCTCGCTCAGTCCGTGACACCCAGGGCCAAAATGACCGCCCGGCCACCGGATATACCATCACGGCGCTAAATGACCAGCACGCCTATCTATCGCTGCCCGAAGCAGACACCCTGTCTCCGGGCGATTGGGTCGGTTGCGGGATCTCCCACCCGTGCACCGCGTTTGATAAATGGCGCCTGATCCCCGTCGTCGACGATGCCTACGTTACCGTCGGCTCTGTCACCACCTACTTCTGA
- a CDS encoding iron-containing alcohol dehydrogenase — MNPTTFGVLRLPRSIVVGAQQRFAAANIAADLGQSVLICTDPRLAASEDLEELVSSLETRNLSVRVYGETQAELPTPGIMACVAELQGQAIDVIIGFGGGSCMDMAKVVSVLLAHGGEPKDYYGEFAVPGPVTPVIALPTTAGTGSEATAVAVVSDPELGMKMGISSPHIIPFAAVCDPELTYTCPPSLTAATGADAFVHLVESFTAVTREPTSTLASERVFVGKNVLADSLALNGIRLVGRSLATAYKDPENTEARADMMLAALYGGITLSNAGTAAAHAIQYPVGSLTHTPHGVGVGLLLPYVIRYNFSAIQPQLTEIAEALGRNTRGSACGRRPLPALTR; from the coding sequence ATGAATCCCACAACCTTTGGCGTCCTGCGGCTGCCCCGGAGCATCGTCGTCGGCGCCCAGCAACGATTTGCCGCCGCCAACATCGCCGCGGACTTGGGCCAGAGCGTCCTCATCTGCACCGACCCCCGGCTTGCCGCCTCCGAGGACCTTGAAGAGCTCGTGAGCAGCCTGGAGACCCGGAACCTGTCTGTCCGGGTCTACGGGGAAACCCAGGCCGAGCTTCCCACCCCGGGCATCATGGCCTGCGTGGCGGAATTGCAGGGGCAGGCGATCGATGTGATCATTGGCTTCGGCGGCGGCAGCTGCATGGACATGGCCAAGGTGGTTTCCGTGCTGCTGGCCCATGGCGGGGAACCCAAGGACTATTACGGCGAATTCGCGGTCCCTGGCCCCGTTACTCCAGTCATTGCGCTGCCCACCACGGCCGGAACCGGCTCGGAAGCCACCGCCGTTGCCGTCGTATCCGATCCCGAACTCGGCATGAAAATGGGCATCTCCAGCCCCCACATCATCCCGTTTGCCGCAGTGTGCGACCCGGAACTGACCTACACCTGCCCGCCGTCGCTCACCGCCGCCACCGGAGCGGACGCCTTTGTCCACCTGGTCGAGTCTTTCACCGCCGTCACACGGGAGCCCACCAGCACACTTGCGAGCGAGCGCGTCTTCGTTGGCAAGAATGTCCTGGCCGACTCCCTGGCCCTGAACGGCATCCGGCTGGTGGGCCGCAGCCTGGCCACCGCCTACAAGGACCCAGAAAATACCGAGGCACGCGCCGACATGATGCTGGCTGCCCTCTATGGCGGCATCACACTCAGCAATGCCGGCACTGCCGCCGCGCACGCCATCCAGTACCCGGTGGGCAGCCTGACCCACACTCCGCACGGCGTCGGCGTCGGCCTCCTGCTGCCCTACGTTATCCGGTACAACTTCTCTGCCATTCAACCCCAGCTGACGGAGATCGCCGAGGCTCTGGGCCGCAATACGCGGGGCTCGGCCTGCGGGAGGCGGCCCTTGCCGGCGTTGACGCGATAG
- a CDS encoding bifunctional 4-hydroxy-2-oxoglutarate aldolase/2-dehydro-3-deoxy-phosphogluconate aldolase — translation MPERIPLPDPIHQDRIVAVLRAPAEKHLLAVALELHRLGIRCLEITFTSPGALGVIEELRKRLGDEACIGAGTVMTAAHVRDAANAGAMYLLAPVTDPAVLSIAQEHGMPFVTGAATPTEVMTGWNLGASAVKVFPAHTLGGASFIKSLLDPLPQVSLLPTGGVGADEVAGYLAAGALAVGAGSPLTGDALTGGSLEGLKDRVRAFLDAAQANGGPLR, via the coding sequence GTGCCTGAACGCATTCCACTACCCGACCCCATTCACCAGGACAGGATTGTCGCCGTCCTGCGCGCACCGGCTGAAAAACACCTGCTTGCGGTGGCCTTGGAACTGCACCGCCTGGGAATACGGTGCCTGGAAATCACCTTCACTTCCCCCGGAGCCCTGGGCGTCATCGAAGAACTCAGGAAGCGACTGGGCGACGAGGCCTGCATCGGGGCCGGAACGGTGATGACAGCCGCACACGTCCGCGATGCGGCCAATGCCGGAGCCATGTACCTCCTCGCGCCCGTGACCGACCCAGCGGTCCTGTCCATAGCGCAGGAACACGGGATGCCGTTCGTCACCGGCGCCGCCACACCAACCGAGGTGATGACCGGATGGAATCTCGGGGCCTCCGCCGTCAAGGTTTTCCCGGCGCACACTCTCGGCGGAGCGTCGTTCATCAAGTCGCTGCTCGATCCCCTTCCACAGGTTTCCCTGCTCCCTACCGGCGGCGTCGGTGCAGATGAAGTGGCCGGCTATCTGGCCGCGGGAGCCCTGGCAGTCGGAGCAGGCAGCCCGCTAACCGGCGACGCGCTGACCGGAGGCTCCCTCGAGGGCCTGAAAGACCGGGTCCGGGCCTTCCTCGACGCGGCGCAGGCCAATGGCGGGCCACTTCGATGA
- a CDS encoding amino acid ABC transporter ATP-binding protein translates to MTNQNAGTSPVIKLSAVTPVIKLSAVTKSFGPAQVLKGIDLHVNEGEVLTLIGASGSGKSTVLRIMSGLETSDGGEVWVNSVPLHDPRRAKEIRGHVGMVFQQFNLFPHLTALGNVTLALVKARKMSAADAKAKAMAALEHVGLTERAGNYPSQLSGGQQQRVAIARALAVEPAIMFFDEATSALDPELVGEVTGVMRNLASEGMTMVVVTHEMGFARQTADRLVFMDQGVIAEQGTPEEVFGNPRNDRTKQFLHRVLDV, encoded by the coding sequence ATGACAAACCAAAACGCCGGGACCAGCCCGGTTATCAAACTTTCAGCTGTCACCCCGGTTATCAAACTCTCAGCCGTCACCAAGTCCTTCGGTCCGGCCCAGGTCCTTAAGGGGATCGACCTGCACGTCAATGAAGGCGAAGTCCTGACCCTGATCGGAGCGTCAGGCTCGGGCAAGAGCACGGTACTTCGAATCATGAGCGGTCTTGAAACCTCCGACGGAGGGGAAGTCTGGGTTAACTCCGTCCCGCTGCACGACCCGCGCCGGGCCAAGGAAATACGCGGCCATGTCGGTATGGTCTTTCAGCAGTTCAACCTCTTTCCACACCTGACAGCCCTGGGTAACGTCACCCTTGCCCTGGTCAAGGCACGAAAGATGTCCGCCGCGGACGCCAAAGCCAAAGCGATGGCAGCACTGGAGCACGTCGGGCTGACGGAACGCGCGGGCAACTATCCCTCCCAACTCTCCGGGGGACAGCAGCAGCGCGTGGCCATCGCCCGCGCCCTCGCCGTGGAACCGGCCATCATGTTCTTCGACGAGGCCACCTCCGCACTGGACCCTGAACTCGTGGGCGAAGTCACCGGCGTGATGCGCAATCTCGCCAGTGAAGGAATGACCATGGTCGTGGTCACCCACGAGATGGGCTTCGCCCGCCAGACCGCCGACCGTCTCGTCTTCATGGACCAGGGCGTCATCGCCGAGCAGGGAACGCCAGAGGAAGTGTTCGGCAACCCCCGCAACGACCGGACCAAGCAATTCCTGCACCGCGTCCTCGATGTCTGA
- a CDS encoding amino acid ABC transporter permease, translating into MNLSLLIPSLPLLVQGLGVTLALSLAAIAGGTLLGLVAATLRTSRLPVLSQIARLYIEVLRGSPLPITLFFVYFGAAYAGYDMNIFAASVVGISIYQGAYIAEIIRGGIEAVPKGQWEASRILGLSTSQTFLSVVLPQTRRISLPPWSGSTLR; encoded by the coding sequence ATGAACCTCTCGCTTCTGATCCCGAGCCTGCCGCTCCTCGTGCAAGGACTGGGTGTGACGCTGGCACTGTCGCTGGCCGCCATCGCAGGCGGCACGCTCCTTGGACTGGTGGCCGCAACCCTGCGAACGTCCCGGCTGCCGGTTCTCTCCCAGATCGCCCGCCTGTATATTGAGGTCCTGCGCGGATCCCCGCTGCCGATCACCTTGTTCTTCGTCTATTTTGGAGCCGCGTACGCCGGCTACGACATGAACATCTTCGCCGCCTCCGTGGTCGGCATCAGCATCTACCAGGGCGCCTACATAGCCGAAATCATCCGCGGTGGCATCGAAGCCGTTCCCAAGGGCCAATGGGAGGCCTCCAGAATTCTGGGGCTGTCGACGAGCCAGACCTTCCTCTCGGTGGTCCTGCCCCAGACCCGCCGCATTTCCCTTCCCCCCTGGTCGGGCAGTACATTGCGCTGA
- a CDS encoding transporter substrate-binding domain-containing protein, translating into MIVSKRFRGITAALTVAAATLAVTACTPIAGGGPGAAGGDSTSALAQIQQRGTLKVADCLSFAPFGFKNDQGHPDGYDIDIANAMAKDLGVKLEVTDTTSANRIPNLQTGKVDLVICNFTRNGERAKQIEFTDPYVVASQALLVKKDSTINTVQDLEGKTVAAVKGSTNTDVLKKVGSSAKTQDYDSSAAAILAVQQGQADAFIEDTNFLAYQAKLDNTLRVTKDQLVPLEYNAMGIKQGDQVWLNWVNQFLFRYNASGENAKAYQERFGVKQQYPLNPQY; encoded by the coding sequence ATGATAGTTTCCAAGCGATTCAGAGGCATCACAGCAGCGCTGACGGTGGCCGCCGCGACACTCGCAGTCACGGCATGCACACCCATCGCAGGCGGCGGCCCGGGTGCCGCCGGAGGCGATTCCACGTCAGCACTGGCACAAATCCAGCAGCGGGGCACCCTGAAGGTTGCCGACTGCCTCAGTTTCGCGCCCTTCGGATTCAAAAACGACCAGGGACACCCTGACGGCTACGACATTGACATCGCCAATGCCATGGCAAAGGATCTCGGGGTCAAGCTTGAGGTGACGGACACGACCTCAGCCAACCGCATCCCGAACCTCCAGACCGGCAAAGTCGACTTGGTGATCTGCAACTTCACCCGCAACGGTGAACGCGCAAAGCAGATCGAGTTCACCGACCCATACGTCGTTGCCAGCCAGGCTCTGCTGGTCAAGAAAGACAGCACCATCAACACCGTCCAGGACCTTGAAGGGAAAACCGTCGCCGCCGTCAAGGGATCCACCAACACCGACGTATTGAAGAAGGTCGGAAGCAGCGCGAAAACCCAGGACTACGACTCCTCCGCGGCTGCCATCCTCGCCGTGCAGCAAGGCCAGGCCGACGCCTTCATCGAGGACACCAACTTCCTGGCCTACCAGGCGAAGCTGGATAACACACTGCGTGTCACCAAAGACCAGTTGGTTCCGCTGGAATACAACGCCATGGGCATCAAGCAGGGCGACCAGGTCTGGCTGAACTGGGTCAACCAGTTCCTCTTCCGCTACAACGCATCGGGTGAGAACGCGAAGGCCTACCAGGAGCGGTTCGGCGTGAAGCAGCAGTACCCGCTGAACCCGCAGTACTGA
- a CDS encoding NAD-dependent succinate-semialdehyde dehydrogenase, which produces MTLTSTHEPLNIDGLTVPRQLLIAGKWKDGAGGKTVNVINPSDASVITGIADADVEDGLVAVDAAAAAFPAWAATPPRKRAEILSRCFELMTERSEQIAHLISLENGKALPDARGEVAYAAEFFRWYAEEAVRIIGEVSTSPSGANRILVQHQPIGVCILITPWNFPAAMATRKLAPALAAGCTAVLKPAGLTPLTSLAIAKLMIDAGVPAGVVNVITTSKTNDVMTPMLADPRVRKLSFTGSTGVGRHLLRLAADNVLKCSMELGGNAPFLVFDDADLDKAIDGVMIAKMRNGGQACTAANRIYVQRGVQTEFASRLAQRMGAMQVGPGTDPATEVGPLVDEASVNKVHALVQDALDQGARLLTGGQLPDGAGYYYPPTVVTNVPFHARMVNEEIFGPVASVILFDDEDEVIAAANDTEYGLAAYVFTEDLRRGLRVSERLESGMVALNRGLVSDPAAPFGGVKQSGLGREGAHQGLLDFTETKYIAVDW; this is translated from the coding sequence ATGACACTCACCTCAACCCATGAACCGCTCAACATCGACGGATTGACCGTGCCCCGCCAGCTCCTGATTGCCGGCAAGTGGAAGGACGGTGCCGGTGGCAAAACTGTCAACGTCATCAACCCCTCGGACGCCTCCGTCATCACAGGCATTGCCGATGCCGACGTCGAGGACGGTCTGGTCGCTGTCGACGCCGCAGCCGCGGCCTTCCCAGCCTGGGCGGCCACTCCTCCCCGCAAGCGCGCCGAGATCCTGAGTCGCTGCTTTGAACTGATGACCGAGCGCAGCGAACAAATCGCCCACCTCATCTCCCTGGAAAACGGCAAGGCCCTGCCGGACGCCCGCGGTGAGGTTGCCTACGCTGCGGAGTTCTTCCGCTGGTACGCCGAGGAAGCAGTCCGGATCATTGGCGAAGTGTCCACCTCGCCCTCGGGAGCCAACCGCATCCTTGTTCAACACCAGCCGATAGGTGTCTGCATCCTGATCACACCCTGGAACTTCCCGGCCGCCATGGCCACCCGGAAACTGGCACCGGCACTGGCTGCCGGTTGCACCGCCGTGCTCAAGCCCGCCGGCCTGACGCCGTTGACCTCACTGGCGATCGCCAAGTTGATGATCGACGCTGGTGTCCCGGCAGGTGTGGTAAATGTGATCACCACCAGCAAGACCAACGACGTCATGACGCCGATGCTCGCCGACCCCCGGGTGCGCAAACTGTCCTTCACAGGCTCCACCGGAGTGGGGCGCCACCTGTTGCGTCTGGCGGCGGACAATGTGCTCAAGTGCTCCATGGAACTTGGCGGCAATGCCCCGTTCCTGGTGTTTGACGACGCGGACCTGGACAAGGCCATTGACGGAGTCATGATCGCCAAGATGCGCAATGGCGGCCAGGCGTGCACGGCTGCCAACCGGATCTACGTCCAACGCGGCGTCCAGACCGAGTTTGCCAGCCGCCTTGCCCAGCGAATGGGTGCCATGCAGGTGGGCCCTGGCACAGACCCTGCCACCGAGGTGGGGCCTCTCGTGGACGAGGCCAGCGTGAATAAGGTTCATGCACTGGTTCAGGACGCCCTGGACCAGGGGGCTCGTCTTCTCACTGGCGGCCAGCTTCCCGACGGTGCCGGCTACTACTACCCGCCCACGGTGGTGACTAATGTGCCGTTCCACGCCCGTATGGTCAACGAGGAAATCTTTGGCCCGGTGGCCTCTGTGATCCTTTTCGACGACGAAGACGAAGTCATTGCCGCCGCCAACGACACCGAATACGGACTGGCCGCCTACGTTTTCACCGAAGACCTGCGCCGCGGGCTGCGGGTCTCGGAGCGTCTCGAAAGTGGAATGGTGGCCCTGAACCGGGGACTGGTCTCGGACCCTGCAGCACCTTTCGGCGGTGTTAAGCAAAGCGGCCTGGGCCGCGAAGGCGCCCACCAGGGCCTGTTGGACTTCACCGAAACCAAGTACATCGCTGTTGACTGGTGA